A section of the Candidatus Neomarinimicrobiota bacterium genome encodes:
- a CDS encoding 6-carboxytetrahydropterin synthase, whose amino-acid sequence MPYLTKKFKYCAAHQYGHSDWSNEKNREVFGEDARLHGHNYELEVTVTGKINEDTGFLADLVALKKIVNKKVIDVIDHSTIEKDIPWFRNKQPSTEHMVIWMWEQIEPELEDTKLHRIRVRETPTIYTDYYGPASE is encoded by the coding sequence ATGCCCTACCTGACAAAAAAATTCAAATATTGCGCTGCTCACCAATATGGCCATTCTGATTGGAGTAACGAAAAAAACAGAGAAGTTTTCGGGGAAGATGCGCGATTGCATGGTCACAATTACGAACTTGAAGTGACCGTTACAGGTAAGATCAATGAAGATACAGGCTTTCTAGCTGACCTTGTTGCACTAAAGAAAATTGTTAACAAAAAAGTGATCGATGTTATTGATCACTCAACCATCGAAAAAGATATTCCCTGGTTTCGGAATAAACAACCTTCCACAGAACATATGGTCATTTGGATGTGGGAGCAGATAGAGCCGGAACTTGAGGATACGAAACTTCATCGGATACGGGTTCGGGAAACACCTACCATATACACTGATTACTACGGCCCCGCCTCTGAATGA
- a CDS encoding VUT family protein translates to MSFKERLFLFLSGVFLTALILGNVIGTTKFVNVFGLTVPAGVLAYPFTFLATDLICELYGKKRAQTLVWTGFAMNFFMLGLMTLGHFFPDAGGVSGATSTFESVYQFMVGNVIASMIAYLVAQTVDVHMFHFWKKLTKGKHLWLRNNLSTTASQLVDTTAILTILYYANNLGNNVNTLGDLLPLIYYSYLFKFFFALFDTPLFYLGVWALKPKVHEDPEEVWS, encoded by the coding sequence ATGAGTTTTAAAGAGAGACTTTTTTTATTCCTCAGTGGAGTATTTCTCACTGCGCTGATTTTAGGTAATGTTATCGGTACAACCAAATTTGTAAACGTTTTTGGGCTCACTGTTCCCGCTGGGGTACTGGCCTATCCATTTACCTTCCTCGCCACTGATCTCATCTGTGAGCTTTACGGCAAGAAGCGTGCCCAGACACTTGTCTGGACAGGATTTGCCATGAACTTTTTCATGCTGGGCCTCATGACCTTAGGACATTTTTTTCCAGATGCCGGGGGCGTCTCCGGTGCTACGTCCACTTTTGAATCGGTTTATCAGTTTATGGTGGGGAATGTGATTGCTTCCATGATCGCTTATCTTGTGGCGCAGACAGTGGATGTGCATATGTTTCATTTTTGGAAAAAATTGACCAAAGGGAAGCATCTCTGGCTGAGAAACAATCTTTCCACGACGGCCAGTCAGCTGGTTGATACTACCGCAATACTAACAATCTTGTATTATGCAAATAATTTGGGAAACAATGTAAATACCCTTGGCGATCTCCTGCCACTCATCTATTATTCCTACTTGTTCAAGTTCTTTTTTGCTCTTTTTGATACACCACTGTTTTACCTTGGGGTCTGGGCCTTGAAGCCGAAAGTCCATGAAGATCCGGAAGAGGTATGGAGTTAA
- the folE gene encoding GTP cyclohydrolase I FolE, which translates to MKGDNLEKIESIISDLLKEIGENTEREGLIKTPHRVAKSWVTFAKGYNQTAEEIVGDAVFNEKCDEIIIVKDIDFFSLCEHHLLPFKGVAHVGYLPKDKIIGLSKIPRIVDVYARRLQVQERLTQQVADALQNVLSPKGVAVVIEAEHLCMQMRGVEKKASFMITSAVRGAFRKNNKTREEFLSIIGKGST; encoded by the coding sequence ATGAAAGGTGATAATCTGGAAAAAATTGAATCGATCATTTCGGATTTGCTGAAAGAGATAGGTGAAAATACCGAACGTGAAGGGCTTATAAAGACGCCGCACAGGGTAGCAAAATCGTGGGTCACATTTGCAAAAGGTTATAATCAGACAGCTGAAGAAATTGTGGGTGATGCTGTGTTCAATGAGAAATGTGATGAGATTATCATAGTCAAAGACATCGATTTTTTCTCACTTTGCGAACACCATTTACTTCCATTCAAAGGGGTCGCCCATGTGGGCTATCTGCCCAAAGATAAGATTATAGGTTTGTCAAAAATTCCCCGGATCGTGGACGTCTATGCCCGAAGGCTTCAGGTTCAGGAAAGATTGACTCAGCAAGTGGCTGACGCACTGCAGAATGTATTGAGCCCCAAAGGTGTGGCAGTAGTTATTGAGGCTGAACATCTTTGCATGCAAATGAGAGGTGTGGAAAAGAAGGCTTCATTTATGATTACATCTGCTGTTCGCGGTGCCTTTCGCAAAAACAATAAGACTCGAGAAGAATTTCTTTCAATCATTGGAAAAGGAAGTACCTGA
- a CDS encoding deoxyribonuclease IV, translating to MGLLGAHVSAAGGVENAPARGTAINADAIQIFTANQNQWFPKEPDEENSKRYQQAMEKERPQMTVSHASYLLNMGSPEEKKLNMSRQAFLSELNRCDACGVEYVVFHPGSHMKTDEMECLSRIAESLNYCMGKRPDGKVIVLIENTAGQGTNVGYRFEHLIEIIENVDLKDRVGVCFDTQHGFASGYDIRTEERWKETFKEFDKTVGLEWLKVFHINDSKKEFGSRVDRHENIGKGLLTMETFWCLVNDERFSALPMLLETPVEDPSGYAVELELLRKLEGSKKPAR from the coding sequence ATGGGCCTACTGGGTGCACATGTGAGTGCGGCGGGAGGCGTTGAAAACGCACCAGCAAGAGGTACAGCCATTAATGCTGACGCTATTCAGATCTTTACCGCCAATCAGAACCAGTGGTTCCCCAAAGAACCTGATGAAGAGAACTCAAAAAGGTACCAGCAGGCGATGGAGAAGGAGCGCCCGCAGATGACTGTTAGTCACGCGTCTTATCTATTAAACATGGGTTCTCCTGAAGAAAAAAAATTGAATATGTCACGGCAGGCGTTCCTCAGTGAGCTGAATCGATGCGATGCCTGCGGTGTTGAATATGTAGTCTTTCATCCCGGTTCTCACATGAAGACTGATGAAATGGAATGCCTTTCACGAATTGCAGAGAGCCTCAATTACTGTATGGGTAAAAGACCCGATGGAAAAGTGATTGTTCTAATCGAGAATACTGCTGGTCAAGGGACGAATGTTGGTTATAGGTTTGAACACCTCATCGAAATCATAGAAAATGTAGACCTGAAAGACCGTGTTGGCGTTTGCTTCGATACTCAGCACGGTTTTGCCTCTGGTTATGATATCAGGACTGAAGAAAGATGGAAAGAGACCTTTAAGGAATTCGATAAAACGGTGGGTTTGGAGTGGCTCAAAGTGTTCCATATTAATGATTCTAAGAAAGAGTTTGGTTCTCGAGTGGACCGGCACGAGAATATCGGGAAAGGGCTTCTTACCATGGAAACGTTTTGGTGTCTTGTTAACGATGAAAGGTTTTCAGCGTTACCCATGCTTTTGGAAACACCCGTTGAAGATCCTTCTGGCTATGCGGTGGAACTGGAACTTTTGCGAAAACTGGAAGGATCGAAGAAGCCGGCAAGGTAG
- the lpdA gene encoding dihydrolipoyl dehydrogenase: MSNKFDIVVVGGGPGGYVAAIRAAQLGKSVAVVEKDALGGICLNWGCIPTKSLLKDSEVLYLIKNADKYGINVNGYSVNFGTSVKRSRRAAKRLSKGVEYLLKKNKVELMIGTASLKSAAEVEVAGAKGKKKTVIRSDNVIIASGARDLELPGLEPDGKRVISSKKAMVLDDIPKSIIIIGGGAIGVEFASFFREYGTEVHLVEMLPDLLPVEDAEVSILLKKSFEERGMYVHTSTKVEKINRLKTKVKVQVTKESGKEGLEAQLALVAIGVQGNVEGLGLEKVGVNVDESYIQVNEVCQTSVPNIYAVGDVIGPPWLAHVASAEGRVAAEHICGKQPKPLDYGNIPGCTYCRPQVASVGMTEKAATDTGYSLRIGRFPMKASGKALAVGESEGMVKVIFDEQYGELLGCHIIGPEATELIAEAGAVRTLETTYEEILNTVHAHPTISECFMEAVADAYDEAIHI; encoded by the coding sequence ATGAGCAACAAGTTTGACATCGTGGTTGTGGGTGGCGGTCCCGGCGGCTATGTGGCCGCCATCCGGGCGGCGCAACTGGGTAAATCGGTGGCAGTGGTGGAAAAGGATGCCCTTGGTGGCATCTGTCTGAACTGGGGATGTATTCCAACAAAGTCCCTGCTTAAAGATTCAGAAGTGCTTTATTTAATAAAGAATGCCGACAAATACGGCATTAATGTTAACGGTTATTCTGTCAATTTCGGCACTTCCGTGAAACGAAGCCGGAGAGCTGCCAAGCGCCTTTCCAAAGGGGTCGAATATCTGCTCAAGAAAAACAAGGTTGAATTAATGATCGGGACAGCATCATTAAAGTCGGCCGCAGAAGTGGAAGTCGCAGGCGCCAAAGGCAAGAAGAAGACAGTTATTCGGAGCGATAATGTGATCATCGCTTCAGGGGCTCGCGATCTGGAGCTTCCGGGGCTTGAACCAGACGGGAAACGTGTGATTTCATCCAAAAAGGCCATGGTTTTGGATGATATACCGAAAAGTATTATTATAATCGGTGGCGGTGCTATAGGTGTGGAATTCGCCAGTTTTTTCAGAGAATACGGTACGGAGGTGCATCTGGTTGAAATGCTGCCTGACTTACTTCCGGTGGAAGATGCGGAAGTCTCCATCCTTTTAAAGAAGTCATTTGAGGAGCGTGGAATGTATGTTCATACCTCAACAAAAGTGGAGAAAATTAACCGCCTAAAGACGAAAGTGAAGGTACAGGTCACAAAAGAGAGTGGTAAGGAGGGGTTAGAGGCACAGCTGGCCCTGGTTGCCATTGGTGTTCAAGGAAATGTTGAAGGACTCGGGCTTGAAAAAGTTGGCGTTAATGTGGACGAGAGTTACATCCAAGTGAATGAAGTTTGCCAAACATCGGTACCTAACATCTATGCTGTCGGCGATGTAATCGGCCCACCGTGGCTTGCCCATGTGGCCTCGGCGGAGGGCCGCGTGGCGGCGGAGCATATTTGTGGCAAGCAACCTAAGCCTTTAGATTATGGAAACATCCCTGGTTGTACCTACTGCCGTCCCCAGGTAGCATCAGTGGGGATGACTGAAAAAGCAGCCACGGATACTGGGTACAGTTTAAGGATTGGCCGGTTTCCCATGAAGGCCAGCGGGAAAGCCTTGGCGGTGGGAGAGTCGGAAGGAATGGTTAAGGTTATATTTGATGAACAATACGGCGAGTTGCTGGGATGCCATATCATTGGTCCTGAAGCGACGGAACTTATTGCTGAAGCGGGAGCTGTGAGGACGTTAGAGACGACCTATGAAGAAATTCTCAATACAGTACATGCCCACCCCACGATCTCTGAATGTTTCATGGAAGCGGTGGCGGATGCCTATGATGAGGCCATTCATATCTGA
- the lipB gene encoding lipoyl(octanoyl) transferase LipB, whose translation MIDLNEKTLDVVRLGRRKYDEVWEKQKELVNQRRFGTVSDTLILVEHDPVYTLGKNSNENHLLQTRDRHVPVYQIERGGDVTFHGPGQLVGYPILDLHHHHLSVSWYMRTLEEILIQTLGQFGIEARCREGLTGVWVREEKIAALGVRLSRWISMHGFALNVNTDLKFFDGIIPCGIFEYDVTSMSQILGEEVSLVEVEETLITIFRLLFSFQECEAALA comes from the coding sequence ATGATAGACTTGAATGAAAAGACACTTGATGTAGTTCGCCTTGGTAGGCGGAAATATGATGAAGTGTGGGAGAAGCAAAAAGAACTGGTTAATCAGCGGCGTTTTGGTACAGTTTCTGACACTCTGATCCTGGTGGAGCACGATCCCGTTTACACTCTGGGGAAAAATTCTAATGAAAATCATCTGTTGCAAACAAGGGACAGGCATGTTCCCGTTTACCAAATTGAGCGGGGAGGAGACGTCACTTTTCACGGGCCGGGGCAGTTGGTGGGGTATCCCATCCTGGACCTCCACCACCACCACCTCAGCGTCAGCTGGTATATGCGAACGCTGGAAGAAATACTGATTCAGACTCTGGGACAGTTTGGTATTGAGGCCCGGTGCAGAGAGGGACTCACCGGTGTCTGGGTGAGAGAAGAGAAGATCGCAGCCTTGGGCGTTCGGCTTTCCAGATGGATTTCCATGCACGGATTTGCACTGAACGTGAATACAGACCTCAAATTCTTCGACGGCATCATCCCTTGCGGGATTTTTGAATATGATGTCACATCCATGTCACAAATCCTTGGGGAAGAGGTGAGCTTAGTGGAAGTAGAAGAGACCCTCATTACAATTTTTCGTTTATTGTTCAGTTTTCAAGAATGTGAGGCGGCCCTTGCCTAG
- a CDS encoding tungsten formylmethanofuran dehydrogenase, translating into MAQSRKLDEKMLILLRQGKSFFHIGGSGHEAAQLAAAEVMRPAEDWAYPYYRDLALCLGLGMTGREQFLSSLARDEDPNSGGRQMPAHYCKKDLRIVSQSSATASQFLQAVGCAMAVVREGTKEVVYVSSGEGSTSEGDYHEALNWASRERLPVIFHIEDNKYAISVHVSEQTAGSVHDLAAGYEHLARFQVDGTDFFESHLAFQKAADRARKGKGPSVVVSDVVRLLSHSSSDDQRKYRSKKELEADRKRDPILRLRKECIEVGIATEKDFDKIDAEIAAQVDADAEWAESRPHPAPETATDHVYSNNTLPESGEKKSISEKIVMVDAINHALHEEMANNDKMVIYGEDIADDKGGVFTATKGLTKKFGKQRVFNSPLAESSIVGTAIGMACAGWKPVVEIQFCDYIWYAMMQIRNELASIRYRSNNTWSCPAVIRVPVGGYIHGGLCHSQSIDGFFLHMPGVRLAYPSNAEDAKGLLKMACRMDDPVIFMEHKGLYRYAPATTPEPDKNYLLPFGQARVVQEGNDLTIVTLGMMVYKSLEAAKTVASTVGASVEIIDLRTLNPMDMETVRASIEKTNKVMVVHEDNLTNGPGAEISAIIADEFFELLDGPVRRVASKDSHIGFSPMLEDAILPQTEEIVQVAEELLEY; encoded by the coding sequence ATGGCTCAGTCTAGAAAATTAGATGAGAAGATGCTCATCCTTTTGAGGCAGGGCAAAAGCTTTTTCCACATCGGTGGATCCGGACATGAAGCGGCCCAGTTGGCAGCAGCTGAAGTGATGCGGCCTGCGGAAGACTGGGCCTATCCCTACTATCGTGATTTAGCACTCTGCCTCGGACTTGGAATGACCGGCAGGGAACAGTTCCTCAGCTCTCTGGCTCGGGATGAGGATCCCAATTCGGGTGGAAGGCAGATGCCTGCTCACTATTGCAAAAAAGACTTGAGGATTGTCAGTCAATCCAGCGCAACCGCCAGTCAGTTTCTCCAGGCTGTAGGTTGTGCCATGGCCGTTGTGCGAGAAGGGACCAAAGAGGTTGTTTATGTTTCGTCGGGGGAGGGATCCACCAGCGAGGGAGATTATCACGAAGCTCTGAACTGGGCGAGCCGGGAAAGGCTGCCTGTCATATTTCACATTGAGGATAACAAATATGCCATTTCTGTTCACGTCAGTGAGCAGACCGCCGGGTCGGTACACGACTTGGCTGCCGGTTATGAACATCTGGCACGATTCCAGGTTGACGGTACAGATTTCTTCGAGTCTCACCTTGCTTTCCAAAAGGCGGCTGACCGGGCCAGAAAAGGGAAGGGTCCCAGCGTTGTTGTGAGTGATGTGGTGCGACTACTTTCCCACTCATCCTCAGATGACCAGCGGAAATACAGAAGCAAAAAGGAGCTGGAAGCTGATAGGAAGCGCGACCCCATTCTCCGTCTCCGCAAAGAGTGCATTGAAGTTGGTATTGCTACAGAAAAAGATTTCGACAAGATTGATGCAGAGATAGCGGCACAGGTGGACGCTGATGCCGAGTGGGCTGAAAGCCGTCCGCACCCGGCTCCGGAGACCGCCACGGATCACGTTTACAGCAACAATACGCTGCCTGAGTCAGGTGAGAAAAAGAGTATTTCGGAAAAGATTGTAATGGTGGATGCCATCAACCACGCCCTCCACGAAGAGATGGCCAACAATGATAAAATGGTCATCTACGGGGAAGATATTGCTGATGACAAGGGGGGCGTCTTTACTGCCACGAAAGGGCTTACGAAAAAGTTTGGTAAGCAACGTGTCTTCAATTCACCGCTAGCTGAATCCTCCATTGTGGGTACCGCCATTGGTATGGCTTGTGCCGGATGGAAGCCGGTGGTGGAGATTCAGTTCTGTGATTACATCTGGTACGCCATGATGCAGATCCGGAACGAACTGGCCTCCATCCGTTATCGTTCCAACAATACGTGGAGCTGCCCGGCGGTCATTCGTGTTCCCGTGGGTGGCTACATCCATGGCGGTCTCTGTCACAGCCAGTCTATTGATGGGTTTTTTCTTCACATGCCGGGTGTTCGCCTGGCGTACCCCTCTAACGCGGAAGATGCGAAAGGTCTCTTGAAGATGGCGTGCCGGATGGACGATCCGGTCATTTTTATGGAGCATAAGGGGCTGTACCGCTACGCCCCGGCCACAACGCCTGAACCTGATAAGAATTATCTGCTCCCGTTCGGCCAGGCTCGTGTTGTGCAGGAGGGAAATGATTTAACCATCGTCACCTTAGGGATGATGGTTTATAAGAGTCTTGAGGCGGCGAAAACAGTGGCTTCCACCGTTGGTGCTTCGGTAGAAATCATTGATCTTCGTACTCTGAATCCCATGGACATGGAGACAGTCCGGGCGTCCATCGAAAAGACCAACAAAGTGATGGTTGTTCATGAAGATAACCTAACAAACGGCCCTGGCGCCGAGATTTCGGCCATTATTGCCGACGAATTTTTTGAACTATTGGATGGTCCGGTCCGCCGGGTGGCATCGAAGGACAGTCATATTGGGTTCAGCCCAATGTTGGAGGATGCCATTTTACCGCAAACCGAAGAGATTGTGCAGGTCGCGGAGGAGTTACTGGAATACTAA
- a CDS encoding 2-oxo acid dehydrogenase subunit E2 — MLVDVIMPKLGESITEGTIIQWRKNVGDTIEKDEILLEIGTDKVDSEIPSPAVGIIKEILAQPNDILPVNEVIARIETDGNGSAESAMAEEVPKVEEVPTIETPSVSSDPPAPPPPVAVNGSKRTFYTPLVRAIARREGVSDSELTSISGTGRGGRVTKGDIMVYLQARTASPPVPGPLPPAAPTPPPAVIMDDRVEEMDRMRQIIAEHMRHSIDTSAHAYIVSDCDVTNIVEYVKSRQDAFLAREGFKLTYTPFIVLAVVKAIQTLPKVNASLDGTNVVFKKNINIGMAVAMEKGLIVPVIPNCEELNFLGLCRKVNDLAIRGRANKITPDELQGSTFTVSNFGVFGNVFGMPIINQPNSAILGVGAIKKQPVVRETAVGDAIVIRSICYLSLGIDHRLLDGADGGRFLQTLVDGLEFMDTSVLL; from the coding sequence ATGCTAGTTGATGTCATAATGCCAAAGCTCGGTGAGTCCATCACCGAAGGGACCATTATTCAGTGGCGAAAAAATGTGGGTGATACCATCGAAAAGGATGAGATACTTCTTGAAATCGGTACCGACAAGGTCGATTCAGAAATTCCCTCACCTGCGGTTGGAATTATTAAAGAGATACTTGCCCAGCCCAATGATATTCTCCCCGTTAATGAAGTAATAGCACGGATCGAAACGGACGGCAACGGATCGGCAGAATCTGCCATGGCTGAAGAAGTACCAAAAGTTGAAGAGGTGCCTACTATTGAGACGCCGTCTGTTTCTTCCGATCCACCTGCCCCTCCACCGCCCGTTGCAGTTAACGGTAGTAAGAGGACTTTCTACACACCTCTTGTGCGGGCTATCGCCCGCCGGGAGGGCGTTTCCGATTCAGAGCTTACCTCAATCTCTGGTACAGGCAGGGGCGGTCGGGTAACGAAGGGAGATATAATGGTCTATCTGCAGGCGCGGACTGCATCGCCACCTGTCCCGGGGCCACTTCCTCCGGCCGCTCCCACCCCACCCCCTGCTGTGATTATGGATGACCGGGTGGAGGAGATGGATCGCATGCGCCAGATAATCGCAGAACATATGCGGCACAGCATTGACACTTCCGCTCATGCCTACATTGTTTCTGACTGTGATGTGACAAACATTGTTGAGTACGTCAAAAGTAGACAGGATGCTTTTCTCGCCAGAGAGGGCTTTAAGCTCACCTATACACCCTTTATTGTATTAGCGGTGGTGAAGGCCATTCAAACTCTTCCCAAAGTCAACGCTTCTTTGGACGGGACGAATGTTGTCTTTAAGAAAAACATCAACATCGGTATGGCGGTGGCCATGGAAAAGGGACTCATAGTTCCGGTGATCCCGAATTGCGAGGAGCTGAATTTCCTCGGCCTTTGCCGAAAGGTGAACGATCTTGCTATCCGGGGACGGGCCAACAAAATTACGCCTGACGAACTTCAGGGGTCCACATTCACCGTTTCCAATTTTGGAGTTTTCGGCAATGTCTTTGGCATGCCCATTATTAATCAGCCGAACTCTGCCATTTTGGGTGTAGGTGCTATAAAGAAACAACCTGTGGTGAGGGAAACTGCAGTCGGAGACGCCATTGTGATCCGCTCAATCTGCTACCTTTCTCTCGGGATCGATCACCGGCTCCTGGACGGCGCTGACGGCGGCCGGTTTCTCCAAACTTTAGTGGACGGATTGGAATTTATGGACACTTCCGTACTTTTATAG
- the lipA gene encoding lipoyl synthase: MSNFITQPKSIANSRKPYWLKTQVRTGENFKELKQMVKQGNLNTVCEEALCPNIYECWERRSATLMILGDVCTRSCGFCSVITGKPIWDDPDEPRRTALAVKQMGLKHCVVTSVNRDELPDSGAAIWAETIRLIRRVNPHCSVEVLIPDMRNEDWPLQTVFEARPTILGHNMETVPRMYSIVRPQAKYEWSLSVLKKSKGFGLRTKTAIMLGLGEQAEEIFALMEDIAQTGCDILAIGQYLQPTKEHHPVERYVHPDEFDVYRKTGLEMGFSWVEAGPLVRSSYHADEQATMSTITTRV, from the coding sequence ATGTCAAATTTTATCACCCAACCAAAGTCCATTGCCAACAGCCGAAAACCGTACTGGTTGAAGACGCAGGTCAGAACGGGTGAGAATTTCAAGGAGTTGAAGCAGATGGTGAAACAGGGCAACCTCAACACCGTTTGTGAAGAGGCGCTCTGTCCCAATATTTACGAATGCTGGGAGCGTCGTTCAGCCACACTAATGATCTTGGGTGACGTCTGTACTCGTTCCTGCGGTTTTTGCAGCGTCATCACCGGTAAGCCGATCTGGGATGATCCGGATGAACCACGCCGCACCGCCTTGGCTGTTAAACAGATGGGGTTGAAACACTGTGTCGTCACATCCGTCAATCGGGACGAACTACCGGATAGCGGTGCCGCTATCTGGGCCGAGACCATCAGATTGATCCGCCGCGTCAATCCCCATTGCAGTGTGGAAGTGCTGATTCCTGATATGCGCAATGAGGACTGGCCACTCCAGACTGTTTTTGAGGCGAGGCCTACAATCCTTGGGCACAATATGGAGACGGTACCGCGGATGTACAGTATCGTAAGACCGCAGGCAAAATATGAATGGTCACTGTCCGTCTTGAAGAAATCAAAAGGGTTTGGTCTCAGAACCAAGACGGCGATCATGCTGGGCCTCGGTGAACAAGCTGAGGAAATCTTTGCCCTTATGGAAGATATTGCTCAGACGGGTTGTGATATTCTGGCGATTGGGCAATACCTTCAGCCCACAAAAGAGCATCATCCTGTGGAACGCTACGTTCATCCTGATGAATTTGATGTTTACAGAAAAACGGGTCTGGAGATGGGCT